In the genome of Pseudomonas sp. B33.4, the window AGTTACGCGATCGTCATGCATGATCCTGACGGCCAGAAAGGCCTGGGCGTCGATCACTGGATTCATTACGGCATCAAAGCCACCACGCACCAGATTGCTGCGGGCGTCGGCGCCAAGTCTGCGTTCGAAGGCGTCGGCGGCACCAACAGCAAAGGCAACACCCATTACATGGGGCCGTGCCCGCCAGTGGGCGACAGTGCGCACCACTACATCATCCAGATCTACGCACTGGATCTCGCGCCAGACGCGTTGCCGGCCGGTTTGACCCGCGCCGAACTGATGGAGAAAATCAAAGGCCATGTGCTGCGCAACAGCAGTGCAGTGCGGCGTTATCACCGCTGAAGATATTTTCAGTGGCGTTTAACCCGAACTGAAGGGGCCGCCCGTCTTAGTGGATGAAT includes:
- a CDS encoding YbhB/YbcL family Raf kinase inhibitor-like protein — encoded protein: MTRLTSLNPWLAAIAVTLCVQFPAQAQERFTLNIPGVSDNRLFTSAAASDAAGCGGKNQSPALSWNAGPAATQSYAIVMHDPDGQKGLGVDHWIHYGIKATTHQIAAGVGAKSAFEGVGGTNSKGNTHYMGPCPPVGDSAHHYIIQIYALDLAPDALPAGLTRAELMEKIKGHVLRNSSAVRRYHR